The following proteins are co-located in the Xyrauchen texanus isolate HMW12.3.18 chromosome 43, RBS_HiC_50CHRs, whole genome shotgun sequence genome:
- the letm2 gene encoding LETM1 domain-containing protein LETM2, mitochondrial translates to MAVFSSQVLLAVTRSRGSYLLSKRHGCVSLPSTACIHYHSEFIGQTALTARRPRPLYPCYTSSYIRPGCLAARPLHSSYAWLQEAKDSATGSEPSKGESVPAASGTQPPPPAVPGKSLGQRVLDELKHYYHGFRLLGIDTKIAARMVWRLLHGQLLTRRERRRLMRTCADLFRLVPFMVFVIVPFMEFLLPVFLKLFPEMLPSTFETESKKEEKQKKGLAAKLELAKFLQETIGEMARRNKAAVGDETQKFSTYVQQVRHTGEQPSTKDIVKFSKLFEDELTLEHLERPQLVALCKLLELQPIGTNNLLRFQLMMQLRTIKADDEMIATEGVAAMTVAELQAACRSRGMRSLGLTTDQLRQQLQQWLDLHLKENVPPSLLLLSRAMYLTDLTPKAPVIPPVPKLEKATPPVESEASAEENPLSSSVEVLVDSSPVIKDRKSEELLEKPRVLDMPSPEAQLIHAKEAELSQKSKMSANGM, encoded by the exons ATGGCAGTGTTCAGCTCACAGGTGCTTCTGGCCGTGACGAGATCAAG GGGATCCTACTTGCTTTCTAAAAGACATGGTTGCGTTTCCCTGCCCTCGACCGCATGCATACACTACCACTCTGAGTTCATCGGACAGACTGCTCTCACAGCCAGGCGTCCCAGGCCGCTCTATCCCTGCTACACTTCCAGCTACATTCGCCCTGGTTGCTTAGCTGCACGTCCACTCCACAGTTCTTATGCTTGGCTTCAAGAGGCGAAGGATAGCGCTACAGGATCTGAGCCCAGCAAAGGTGAATCTGTCCCAGCCGCCTCTGGCActcaaccaccaccaccagcagtgCCAGGGAAGTCCCTAGGCCAGAGAGTCTTAGATGAACTCAAGCATTACTACCATGGGTTCCGCCTTTTGGGAATCGACACAAAAATCGCTGCCAGGATGGTCTGGAGGTTATTACACGGACAGCTGCTCACCAGGAGAGAGAGACGGAGG CTGATGAGAACATGCGCTGACTTGTTCCGTCTCGTGCCATTCATGGTCTTTGTCATCGTTCCTTTCATGGAGTTTCTGCTCCCGGTTTTTCTCAAGCTCTTTCCAGAAATGTTGCCTTCCACCTTTGAGACTGAGTCCAAGAAG GAGGAAAAACAGAAGAAGGGGCTTGCTGCTAAACTGGAGCTGGCTAAGTTCTTGCAGGAGACCATTGGTGAGATGGCCAGGAGGAATAAAGCAGCGGTTGGAGATGAAACTCAGAAGTTCTCCACTTATGTGCAGCAG GTGAGACACACCGGTGAACAACCCAGCACTAAAGACATTGTAAAGTTCTCCAAGCTCTTTGAGGATGAGCTGACGCTGGAACACCTGGAGCGGCCACAGCTGGTGGCGCTGTGCAAACTGCTGGAGCTGCAGCCCATCGGCACCAATAACCTGCTGCGTTTCCAACTCATGATGCAGCTGCGCACAATCAAGGCTGACGATGAG ATGATTGCCACAGAGGGTGTGGCTGCAATGACTGTCGCAGAACTTCAGGCTGCCTGCAGGAGTCGTGGCATGAGATCTTTAGGTCTGACCACAGATCAGCTCCGACAGCAGCTGCAGCAG TGGCTGGACCTGCACCTCAAAGAGAACGTTCCACCGTCCCTCTTGCTGCTCTCGCGTGCAATGTACCTCACAGACCTCACTCCTAAAGCCCCAGTCATCCCACCTGTGCCCAAACTGGAG AAGGCCACTCCTCCTGTGGAGAGCGAAGCTTCAGCCGAAGAGAATCCATTGTCATCCTCCGTGGAGGTGCTGGTGGACTCTTCTCCCGTCATTAAAGACAGAAAG TCAGAAGAGTTGTTGGAAAAACCCAGAGTGTTGGACATGCCATCACCAGAAGCTCAGTTAATACAT GCTAAAGAGGCAGAGTTGTCACAGAAATCCAAGATGAGTGCCAATGGGATGTGA
- the si:dkey-81j8.6 gene encoding serine/threonine-protein kinase 10, whose translation MASLLMRIFRLGVEKKRVRHYENLKRDVDPHQTWETLGELGDGAFGKVYKVQNQTTGVLGAAKVIEVHSEEQLDDYITEIDILAACRHTNIISLLDSMFFEGWLWILIEYCPGGALDDIMLELERGLSEQQISEVCCQTLQALSYLHQHHIIHRDLKAGNILLTMEGLVKLADFGVSAKNDNTLQKRSTFIGTPYWIAPEVIMCETSKDNPYSSKADIWSLGITLIEAAEMDPPHHSLNPMRVLLKITKSPPPTLSNPRQWSSHFQDFLRRVLQKNPEARWGAQQLLAHPFSYAGRNGQALKELIAEAKAEVTEVIEAEALFDLQGAENETVASESEQTQPLPVQAFEEQRPHEPESPQKTVDAVPQYPTNPEPNNEVKVTRRASQATVKAQTRARRLSIPGNLLSFLTGSSRRCKSGFWGDNSPVQETKDCEDSSAVQTVGNCPSVSQGDDSHDSENTDKPKEQISDLVEVKSNEAADAKDKEAKVETDKEDTKIVNNLSTQTKLPTNISEEETLDLFKVDTDTDEVSGHSHQIFWKSLQNSAIVDKATLPRTKHPQSTLVEALSLEQTLTKTCKWDEERSKNEYLDLACPLKTCNSHLTVGINTSVAAEMPSSNLREEIPDLQKGQQTTEPLESDPDEGIITFVEEKTKVEIEGPEEMETNGGTGDEKNEESCPKGTDINGDKDTRTEKEKHSATTEEHITMEVADKNVHLASNENHNIIEVVNDDVDSRDENNEKPESSEKGEELNAATDTGTEEEEHSVTEEIMAPMELESRNKCGENTRQSDEMETPIQNEETKIIVLQNSEKVTELTSKVNTEETSPEGEMSLSGNEGEADSIGKVNCSKETEVCTDSEEPNQERNQRNYISLQNNKRDQSKSKGDDTIDVTGPNLKKQVMFALEEDKQRQDKTDEGPLANGIDDSDLIPPHVGSNGTTPKESNDDTIPPLSPTTEPTSPPLSPGFEGDLHPSRRTVKKTRKFMVDGREVSVTTSKEVSERDSKEQQMRSNRRQELHALKLLQREEQREHVHLEQKLQQQREQMFRHIEQEMTSKKQYYDSELERLEKQYQQQSSQMEAEHTARLREDARRLKAQQEKELNRKSSALKADPKEEQLFLQKQQQELNEALQKGVQDHKRKVASMEWEITVKSQQLKRAREAVIWELEQRHLQEKYHLFKQQVKEQYSLQRQQLTKKHNKDKERASWFQQVLLEEHKSLQAQERASFQKAQKAEAKAHLNQFKVELRKKGLSGSEQRQCLTQFLSEEEARQKQERQSLQESHENHLKVVQEQCDASTVELEHLQNEKLQVLVDMEKKKIKALEDEHTLELNEWRDKLACRKEVLEEDLARRRREKEGQRRRGSEPENRHATRRLKFFPNLSFS comes from the exons ATGGCCTCCCTCCTTATGCGTATCTTTCGGCTGGGTGTGGAGAAAAAGCGGGTTAGGCACTATGAAAACCTGAAGAGGGATGTGGATCCACATCAGACATGGGAGACTCTGGGTGaactgggggatggagcttttgGGAAGGTGTATAAG GTTCAGAATCAGACAACAGGGGTCCTGGGAGCTGCTAAAGTCATTGAAGTACACAGTGAGGAGCAGCTGGATGACTACATCACTGAGATAGACATCCTCGCAGCATGTCGCCATACAAACATTATCTCTTTGCTGGACTCCATGTTCTTTGAGGGCTGGCTGTGG ATCCTTATTGAGTACTGCCCCGGGGGAGCCCTAGATGATATCATGTTGG AACTGGAAAGGGGCCTTTCGGAGCAACAGATCAGTGAAGTGTGCTGTCAGACTCTGCAAGCTCTGTCTTACCTGCACCAACATCACATCATACACAGAGATCTGAAGGCTGGCAATATTCTGCTCACGATGGAGGGACTGGTCAAACTAG CTGATTTTGGTGTGTCGGCAAAAAATGACAATACCCTTCAAAAACGATCGACTTTCATTGGAACTCCTTACTG GATTGCACCGGAGgtaataatgtgtgaaacatcAAAGGACAATCCCTACAGCTCTAAAGCTGATATCTGGTCACTGGGCATTACTCTGATTGAGGCTGCTGAGATGGACCCCCCTCATCATTCTCTCAATCCCATGAGGGTCCTACTGAAGATCACCAAGTCTCCGCCACCCACACTTTCCAACCCTCGCCAATG GTCGTCCCATTTCCAAGACTTTTTGAGGAGGGTGTTGCAGAAGAACCCAGAAGCTCGTTGGGGAGCCCAACAGCTCCTGGCCCACCCTTTCTCTTACGCTGGGCGAAATGGGCAAGCGCTTAAAGAGCTCATCGCTGAGGCCAAAGCAGAGGTGACTGAGGTCATAGAGGCTGAG GCTCTGTTTGACCTACAGGGTGCAGAGAATGAGACGGTAGCATCAGAGTCCGAGCAAACACAGCCACTACCAGTACAAGCATTTGAAGAACAAAGACCACATGAACCTGAGAGTCCTCAGAAGACCGTAGATGCTGTTCCTCAATATCCCACCAATCCCGAGCCAAACAATGAGGTTAAAGTAACTCGCAGGGCCTCCCAGGCCACAGTTAAAGCCCAGACGAGAGCAAGACGTCTCTCCATCCCTGGAAACCTGCTTTCATTTCTGACAGGGAGCTCTCGTCGTTGCAAATCTGGATTCTGGGGTGACAATTCACCTGTTCAGGAAACTAAAGACTGTGAAGATTCCAGTGCAGTTCAAACTGTCGGAAATTGTCCCTCGGTTTCACAAGGAGATGACAGCCATGACAGTGAAAACACTGACAAACCCAAAGAGCAAATATCTGACTTAGTTGAAGTTAAAAGTAATGAGGCTGCTGATGCCAAAGACAAGGAAGCTAAAGTAGAAACTGACAAGGAAGACACCAAGATCGTAAATAACTTAAGCACACAAACAAAGCTACCAACAAATATCTCTGAAGAGGAAACACTAGATCTTTTCAAGGTGGACACTGACACAGATGAAGTTTCAGGGCACAGTCaccaaatattctggaaatcCCTCCAAAATTCTGCTATTGTTGACAAAGCCACACTTCcaagaacaaaacatccacagaGCACACTGGTTGAAGCTTTGAGTTTGGAACAAACACTTACCAAAACGTGCAAATGGGATGAGGAAAGATCTAAAAACGAGTACCTTGATTTGGCCTGTCCTCTGAAAACTTGCAATTCCCATCTCACAGTAGGTATAAACACGAGCGTGGCTGCTGAGATGCCATCTAGTAACTTACGTGAAGAAATTCCTGATCTTCAGAAAGGGCAACAGACAACTGAACCATTAGAAAGTGACCCTGATGAGGGAATAATCACATTTGTTGAAGAAAAAACTAAGGTAGAAATAGAAGGGCCAGAGGAAATGGAAACCAATGGAGGAACAGGGGATGAAAAAAATGAGGAAAGTTGCCCAAAAGGCACAGATATTAATGGAGATAAAGATACAAGGACAGAAAAAGAGAAGCATTCAGCCACCACGGAAGAGCACATTACCATGGAAGTAGCGGACAAGAATGTCCACTTAGCCTCCAATGAAAACCATAATATTATAGAGGTAGTCAATGATGATGTAGACTCTAGAGATGAAAACAACGAGAAACCTGAAAGCAGTGAAAAAGGTGAGGAACTGAATGCTGCAACAGATACAGGAACGGAGGAAGAAGAACATTCAGTCACCGAGGAAATTATGGCACCAATGGAGCTAGAATCAAGAAACAAATGCGGTGAGAACACAAGACAATCAGATGAGATGGAAACACCCATCCAAAATGAGGAGACAAAGATAATTGTTTTACAAAATTCAGAGAAAGTAACAGAGCTAACAAGTAAAGTTAATACAGAAGAGACCAGTCCTGAGGGGGAAATGAGTCTCAGTGGTAATGAAGGAGAAGCTGACAGCATTGGGAAAGTGAACTGTTCTAAAGAGACAGAAGTTTGTACTGATTCAGAGGAACCGAACCAAGAACGTAACCAAAGGAATTATATTAGCTTACAGAACAACAAAAGAGACCAATCAAAAAGCAAAGGTGATGATACAATAGATGTGACTGGACCAAATTTGAAAAAGCAGGTGATGTTTGCACTTGAGGAGGACAAACAAAGGCAAGATAAAACCGATGAAGGGCCACTTGCAAATGGCATAGACGATTCAGACTTAATACCACCACATGTTGGATCAAATGGAACCACACCTAAAGAATCTAATGATGACACAATTCCACCTCTTTCTCCAACTACGGAGCCAACTTCCCCTCCTCTGTCCCCTGGCTTTGAAGGG GACTTACACCCAAGCAGGAGGACAGTAAAGAAAACCCGAAAATTTATGGTGGATGGTCGAGAGGTCAGCGTTACCACCTCCAAAGAGGTTAGTGAGAGAGACAGCAAGGAACAACAAATGCGCTCCAACAG ACGACAGGAGCTGCACGCATTGAAGCTCTTGCAGAGGGAGGAGCAAAGAGAGCATGTGCATCTGGAGCAGAAACTACAGCAGCAGCGAGAACAGATGTTTCGTCACATAGAACAAGAGATGACT AGCAAGAAGCAATACTATGACAGTGAGCTTGAGAGACTTGAAAAACAGTACCAGCAGCAAAGCAGTCAAATGGAGGCAGAGCACACAGCCCGACTTAGAGAGGATGCACGGCGACTCAAGGCACAACAAGAGAAAGAGCTAAACCGCAAGAGCAGTGCCCTGAAAGCTGACCCTAAAGAG GAGCAACTGTTCCTACAGAAGCAGCAGCAGGAACTGAATGAGGCTCTGCAGAAAGGTGTTCAGGATCATAAGAGGAAAGTGGCATCCATGGAATGGGAGATTACAGTCAAATCTCAGCAGCTGAAGCGAG CTCGTGAGGCAGTGATTTGGGAGTTAGAACAGCGACATTTACAGGAGAAGTACCACCTATTCAAACAGCAGGTGAAGGAACAGTACTCCCTACAAAGACAGCAGCTGACCAAGAAACACAACAAG GATAAGGAGAGAGCATCTTGGTTCCAGCAGGTTCTTCTAGAGGAACATAAGTCATTGCAGGCCCAGGAAAGAGCTTCCTTTCAGAAGGCCCAGAAAGCTGAAGCCAAAGCCCATTTGAACCAGTTTAAAGTGGAACTCAGGAAGAAAGGTCTAAGCGGTTCTGAACAGCGTCAGTGTCTCACACAG TTTTTGTCAGAGGAGGAGGCCAGACAAAAGCAGGAAAGACAGAGTCTGCAAGAGAGTCATGAGAACCATCTGAAAGTAGTCCAGGAACAATGTGACGCCAGTACTGTTGAACTAGAGCATCTTCAG AATGAGAAGCTTCAAGTTCTTGTGGACATGGAGAAGAAAAAGATCAAAGCTCTAGAGGACGAGCACACCCTGGAGCTCAACGAATGGAGAGATAAGCTAGCATGCAGGAAAGAG GTGCTAGAGGAAGATCTGGCTCGTAGACGCAGAGAAAAAGAAGGACAAAGAAGACGAGGAAGTGAGCCTGAAAACCGCCATGCAACTCGTCGCTTAAAGTTCTTTCCAAACCTAAGCTTCTCTTGA